One bacterium genomic window, CTGGTGATGGGCGGCGTGTCCCGGCGTGTGGAAGGTGCGGATGCCCAGCGGCTCCAGCGACGACGGCGGGTCGATGCGGTCGGCCGGCAGCGGCAGCGGTCGCCCGAAGAGCGGCGCCAGGTCGCGCAGCACCTGCAGCGAACCCTCCCACAGCCGCTGCGGGTCGACCAGGTGGCGGGCCGCCTCCTCCCAGACCACGACGCGCGCCTCCGGGAAGGCCGCCGCGAGGTGGCCGGCGCCGCCGCCGTGGTCCAGATGGATGTGCGTCAGCAGGATGCGGTCCAGGCGCGTCACGCCGAGGCGGCGCAGCTCGGACGT contains:
- a CDS encoding MBL fold metallo-hydrolase, with amino-acid sequence MDDLTLIDLDQPRRGYRKFISCWLRRRGGEAYVVDPGPASTIPHLTSELRRLGVTRLDRILLTHIHLDHGGGAGHLAAAFPEARVVVWEEAARHLVDPQRLWEGSLQVLRDLAPLFGRPLPLPADRIDPPSSLEPLGIRTFHTPGHAAHHQ